The Kroppenstedtia pulmonis genome has a segment encoding these proteins:
- a CDS encoding acyl-CoA thioesterase, with product MKHEFGLTVRSTDVDMIGHVNHAQYLVYMEWARFEWLRDAGLTLEELTQRNLLPVVVRVEIDYKKELMMDEKVKVVSEALRLGNKSAVIGQRVMDEEGNTACEAEVTVVMIDAVSRRATSLPEEFREAFATE from the coding sequence ATGAAACATGAATTCGGGCTGACAGTCCGTTCAACGGATGTGGATATGATTGGACACGTCAATCATGCTCAATATTTGGTGTATATGGAGTGGGCCCGTTTTGAATGGTTACGGGATGCGGGACTTACGTTGGAAGAGTTAACCCAAAGAAATTTGTTACCTGTAGTGGTACGTGTAGAAATCGATTATAAAAAAGAGTTGATGATGGATGAAAAAGTGAAAGTGGTATCAGAAGCCCTTCGTTTAGGAAACAAAAGTGCCGTGATAGGACAACGAGTTATGGATGAAGAAGGAAATACGGCATGTGAAGCCGAGGTTACTGTGGTTATGATTGATGCTGTCAGTCGAAGGGCTACTTCTCTGCCTGAAGAATTCAGAGAAGCCTTTGCAACGGAATAA
- a CDS encoding YolD-like family protein — protein MAPIPDEQQMEEWNRIIQDGKQTGQRLRWQVFNEEGTYWIEGRVGRIRPEEGWLEVVTERGNVRIEIKHLLDIQLL, from the coding sequence GTGGCTCCAATCCCAGATGAACAACAAATGGAGGAGTGGAACCGGATCATTCAAGATGGGAAACAAACAGGCCAAAGATTGCGGTGGCAAGTATTCAATGAGGAAGGTACTTATTGGATTGAGGGGAGGGTGGGTCGGATTCGACCGGAGGAAGGGTGGCTGGAAGTTGTTACAGAAAGGGGAAATGTACGGATTGAGATCAAACACCTGCTGGATATTCAGCTTCTGTAA
- a CDS encoding undecaprenyl-diphosphatase has translation MDYSLFQLINDMAGKNAFLDGLMIALTDFGPYVFVIVLLALLLNWKSAHHRIGGFVAGVTVTLSMGISYLVGQIWYRDRPFVAHEGEVNMLLDKEPSASFPSDHTTASFAIAFALWHHNRKLGGVMLALALMIGISRPFVGHHYPGDVAAGIVLGLISAEIVQFVKKKMTKPTSRGKGRTVSQ, from the coding sequence ATGGACTATTCACTTTTCCAACTGATAAATGACATGGCAGGGAAAAACGCCTTTTTGGATGGCCTGATGATTGCTCTGACTGATTTCGGTCCCTATGTGTTTGTCATCGTTTTACTGGCATTGTTATTAAACTGGAAATCAGCTCATCATCGCATTGGAGGGTTTGTAGCAGGAGTGACGGTGACCTTGTCGATGGGAATCAGCTATCTGGTGGGTCAGATATGGTATCGGGACCGACCCTTTGTCGCTCATGAAGGTGAGGTCAATATGCTGCTGGATAAAGAACCTTCCGCTTCGTTTCCCAGTGACCATACAACAGCGTCATTTGCCATCGCATTTGCATTGTGGCATCACAACCGCAAACTGGGTGGTGTAATGTTGGCCCTTGCTTTGATGATCGGGATATCCCGTCCTTTTGTGGGACACCATTATCCCGGAGATGTAGCAGCTGGAATCGTATTGGGGCTGATTTCTGCTGAAATCGTTCAGTTTGTCAAGAAAAAAATGACCAAGCCTACTTCTCGGGGCAAAGGTAGAACGGTCTCTCAATAG
- the kynA gene encoding tryptophan 2,3-dioxygenase, translated as MKKQSESKMEQGIHRNFSHHMTYGDYLQLDRILSSQKRLSDHHDEMLFIIIHQTSELWMKLILHELEAAVKSIRRDELEPAFKMLSRVSRIQTQLIQSWDVLSTLTPAEYMEFRGKLGRSSGFQSYQNRLIEFTLGHKEEKVLEVYRHQPELHHRLNQALQEPGLYDAAIQSMATRGLPIAEECLNRDWTQNYQAHPSVEEAWLTVYRDVEKYWDLYELAEKLVDVEDRQQQWRFNHMKTVERVIGSKAGTGGSSGIHYLKRVLDHRFFPELWSLRTQL; from the coding sequence ATGAAGAAACAAAGTGAATCGAAGATGGAACAAGGAATTCACCGGAATTTCAGTCATCATATGACATATGGGGATTACTTGCAGCTGGATCGAATTCTCTCCAGTCAAAAAAGGTTATCGGATCATCATGACGAGATGCTCTTCATTATCATTCATCAAACCAGTGAATTGTGGATGAAATTGATTCTGCATGAGTTGGAAGCAGCAGTAAAGTCGATTCGTCGAGATGAATTGGAACCGGCTTTTAAAATGCTGTCCAGGGTTTCCCGGATTCAGACACAACTGATCCAGTCCTGGGATGTCCTCTCTACATTGACCCCGGCTGAGTACATGGAATTCAGGGGCAAATTGGGGCGTTCCTCCGGCTTTCAATCATATCAAAACCGTTTGATTGAGTTTACACTGGGGCATAAGGAGGAGAAAGTGTTGGAGGTGTACCGGCATCAGCCTGAATTGCACCATCGTTTGAATCAGGCTTTGCAGGAGCCGGGTTTGTATGATGCGGCGATTCAATCCATGGCAACCCGGGGATTGCCGATTGCGGAGGAATGTCTGAACCGGGACTGGACCCAAAATTATCAGGCTCATCCCAGTGTAGAGGAAGCCTGGCTCACTGTTTATCGGGATGTAGAAAAGTACTGGGATCTATATGAACTGGCGGAAAAGTTGGTGGATGTGGAGGACCGTCAACAACAATGGCGGTTTAACCACATGAAGACTGTGGAGCGGGTGATCGGTTCCAAAGCAGGAACCGGTGGTTCTTCTGGGATTCACTACTTGAAAAGAGTATTGGACCACCGATTTTTCCCGGAATTGTGGAGTTTACGTACCCAACTCTAG
- a CDS encoding ribonuclease G: MEERVETHHPEDIPAEIKKWNWGAFFLSWIWGIANQVWISLLMFVPVVNFVIPFVLGFKGSEWAWKAKEWESVEHFKRVQRLWAIWGAVLFFAGIILGVLFGILFITMIAAVDPAMTDPY, from the coding sequence ATGGAAGAAAGAGTCGAAACACACCATCCCGAAGACATCCCTGCCGAGATTAAAAAATGGAACTGGGGTGCCTTTTTCCTCAGCTGGATCTGGGGAATTGCAAACCAAGTCTGGATCTCTCTGCTGATGTTTGTACCCGTCGTAAATTTTGTCATTCCTTTCGTTCTGGGTTTCAAAGGAAGCGAGTGGGCATGGAAAGCCAAGGAATGGGAAAGCGTGGAACACTTTAAACGGGTACAACGTCTGTGGGCCATCTGGGGAGCTGTGCTCTTTTTTGCCGGTATCATCCTAGGCGTTTTGTTTGGCATCTTATTCATCACAATGATAGCTGCAGTAGACCCCGCTATGACGGACCCGTATTAA
- a CDS encoding thiolase family protein: protein MTRDVVIVSAVRTPVGKRKGVFRQAHPVKMGAAVLKEVVQRVGLEKGLVEDVVMGCVSPLKEQGLNIGRLAALEAGFPKEVPAVQINRMCGSGQQAVHFACQAIRSGDMDIAIGAGVEHMTRVSLGSDGDSSTIPTSLQDRYEFVHQGVAAERIAKKYGMTREEVDTYSLESHRRALHALQEGRFDREILSYPGTDQDGVQYQVVRDEGPREDTSMEKMAGLRPVFMEDGIITAGNASQMSDGAAAVLLMEGKKAHEMGIRPRARILQQVVVGSDPTMMLDGVIPATRKVLQRSGLTLDQIDRVEINEAFAPVVLAWQKELGADLSKVNVNGGAIALGHPLGATGAKLLTSLVHELERCQGRYGLLTICIGHGMSTATVIERLEGN, encoded by the coding sequence GTGACACGGGATGTAGTCATTGTCAGTGCTGTGCGTACTCCAGTGGGAAAAAGAAAGGGAGTTTTCCGTCAGGCACACCCGGTAAAGATGGGAGCGGCGGTTTTGAAGGAAGTAGTTCAACGTGTCGGGTTGGAAAAAGGTTTGGTTGAGGATGTGGTGATGGGCTGTGTCTCACCTTTAAAGGAGCAAGGATTAAATATTGGTCGACTGGCTGCATTGGAGGCAGGGTTTCCCAAAGAAGTACCCGCCGTACAAATCAACCGGATGTGTGGATCCGGTCAGCAAGCTGTTCACTTTGCCTGCCAGGCGATTCGCTCCGGTGACATGGATATTGCCATCGGAGCCGGTGTGGAACATATGACCCGGGTATCCTTGGGAAGTGACGGGGACTCTTCTACTATTCCGACGTCTCTGCAGGATCGGTATGAGTTTGTCCATCAAGGTGTAGCAGCGGAACGAATCGCAAAAAAGTATGGGATGACCCGTGAAGAAGTGGATACCTATTCCCTGGAAAGTCATCGGCGTGCTTTACATGCACTTCAGGAAGGACGGTTTGACAGGGAGATCCTTTCTTATCCCGGTACCGACCAGGATGGCGTTCAATATCAGGTGGTAAGAGACGAAGGACCCAGGGAGGATACCTCCATGGAAAAAATGGCTGGCTTAAGACCGGTTTTCATGGAAGATGGGATTATCACCGCTGGAAATGCCAGTCAGATGAGTGATGGTGCAGCCGCCGTTTTGTTAATGGAGGGAAAAAAAGCGCATGAAATGGGAATACGCCCTCGTGCCCGTATATTGCAACAAGTAGTGGTGGGCTCTGATCCCACGATGATGTTGGATGGTGTCATTCCTGCTACCCGCAAGGTATTGCAACGCTCGGGACTTACTTTGGACCAAATTGACCGTGTGGAGATCAATGAAGCTTTTGCTCCTGTGGTTTTGGCTTGGCAAAAGGAACTGGGGGCAGATCTGTCCAAAGTAAATGTGAACGGAGGAGCGATTGCTTTGGGGCATCCACTGGGAGCTACCGGTGCCAAATTGCTGACCAGTCTGGTGCATGAGTTGGAACGGTGTCAGGGTCGGTATGGTTTGCTCACGATTTGTATCGGACACGGGATGTCTACTGCCACTGTGATTGAACGCTTGGAGGGCAACTGA
- a CDS encoding cupredoxin domain-containing protein — MTSTRQWIYLIVAFALVLIATTALLPIPWFGGNTMMEEVKQVSSKAQSEKTFHLVTEELETRIDGNELEVYRWNPGSLTVHQGDKVNLVLHGIHGKEHHFSLKEYGIQGTVKKGKTTTASFVADKPGTFELVCHDHHTSGENGPMVAYITVVDRSS; from the coding sequence ATGACCTCAACTCGCCAATGGATATACCTTATTGTCGCTTTCGCTCTTGTTCTCATTGCCACCACCGCCCTGTTGCCCATCCCCTGGTTTGGTGGAAACACCATGATGGAGGAAGTGAAACAAGTTTCTTCCAAAGCCCAGTCCGAAAAAACATTTCATTTGGTAACGGAAGAACTGGAAACCCGGATCGACGGAAACGAGCTGGAAGTATACCGTTGGAATCCTGGCAGTCTAACGGTTCATCAAGGAGACAAAGTGAACTTGGTTTTACACGGAATCCACGGTAAAGAACACCATTTTTCTCTGAAAGAATACGGAATTCAAGGTACCGTTAAAAAAGGAAAAACCACCACTGCCAGCTTTGTCGCTGACAAACCAGGCACTTTTGAACTGGTGTGTCATGACCATCACACATCTGGAGAAAACGGGCCTATGGTTGCTTACATCACTGTAGTGGACCGTTCTTCATAA
- the kynU gene encoding kynureninase, whose translation MNSDTSLEKAKGLDQQDELAIFRKKFYIREGSIYLDGNSLGLMSKPAEQAMLTVMDAWRQYGIDGWTEGQHPWFTLSEKLGEMSASLVGADTDEVVVTGSTTVNLHQLVATFYQPTGKRTKILADTLTFPSDIYALQSQIRLRGLDPEEHLVQVRSRDGHTLAEEDIVDAMTEEVALIILPSVLYRSGQLLDMKTLTEAAKKRGIPIGFDLCHSIGAIPHDLSGWGVDFAFWCNYKYLNGGPGGTGGLYVNRKHLGGMPGLAGWFSSRKDVQFDMDHQLTPADTAGAFQIGTPHVLSCAPLIGSLEMFAEAGIQQVREKSLQQTRYLMELVNEELSGLGFSLGNPREDKRRGGHVCLVHEEAVRICKSLKDHQVIPDYRAPDVIRLAPVALYTSYVEIWEAVQRLKRIMKTREYEKYEKKRGVIA comes from the coding sequence GTGAATAGTGATACTTCCTTGGAAAAGGCGAAAGGATTGGATCAACAGGATGAGTTGGCCATTTTCCGGAAAAAGTTTTATATCAGGGAGGGAAGTATTTATCTGGATGGCAACTCTCTCGGATTGATGTCCAAACCGGCAGAACAGGCGATGTTGACTGTGATGGATGCTTGGAGGCAGTACGGGATTGACGGTTGGACAGAAGGACAGCATCCCTGGTTTACCCTTTCAGAGAAGCTGGGGGAGATGAGTGCTTCTTTGGTGGGGGCTGATACGGATGAAGTTGTGGTAACCGGGTCGACTACAGTCAACCTTCATCAGTTGGTAGCCACTTTTTATCAGCCGACAGGGAAACGGACTAAAATACTGGCGGATACTCTTACCTTTCCCTCTGATATTTATGCTTTGCAAAGTCAGATTCGGTTACGGGGACTTGACCCGGAGGAACACTTGGTTCAAGTCCGGAGCAGGGATGGTCATACATTGGCAGAAGAAGATATCGTGGATGCCATGACGGAAGAAGTGGCCCTGATCATACTGCCTTCTGTCTTATACCGTTCCGGACAATTGTTAGATATGAAAACATTGACTGAGGCGGCTAAAAAGCGGGGTATTCCCATTGGATTTGATCTTTGCCATTCCATCGGTGCCATTCCCCATGATCTGTCCGGGTGGGGAGTAGATTTTGCTTTCTGGTGTAATTACAAGTATTTAAATGGTGGCCCAGGGGGGACCGGCGGATTGTATGTCAACCGGAAGCATCTGGGGGGAATGCCGGGGTTGGCAGGGTGGTTCAGCTCCCGCAAGGATGTCCAGTTTGATATGGATCATCAGTTAACCCCTGCGGATACTGCCGGAGCCTTTCAGATCGGCACTCCTCATGTGTTGAGTTGTGCCCCATTGATCGGCTCACTGGAGATGTTTGCAGAGGCGGGAATTCAACAGGTACGGGAAAAATCCCTACAACAAACCCGGTATCTGATGGAGTTGGTAAATGAAGAATTGTCAGGACTGGGCTTTTCCCTGGGGAATCCCAGAGAGGATAAACGTCGAGGCGGTCATGTATGTTTGGTTCATGAGGAAGCGGTCCGGATCTGCAAGTCCCTGAAGGATCACCAAGTCATTCCGGATTATCGTGCTCCTGATGTAATTCGTCTGGCTCCTGTAGCCCTGTATACTTCATATGTGGAAATATGGGAGGCAGTACAACGCTTAAAAAGAATTATGAAAACCCGGGAATATGAAAAGTATGAGAAAAAGCGGGGTGTAATCGCCTGA
- a CDS encoding class I SAM-dependent methyltransferase yields the protein MPSEIESTQLFDQWAPTYNEDLKNPTGPLWGYQDSLQQAAGLLQHKKLTDVLDIGIGTGAFADIFHRRGCRIRGIDPSGEMLKECQKEHPSFELSVGSFTIHDFSEHEFDAVISSFAFHEVNPQDREEACRNLYKMIRPGGFFCMVDILFASRLAREEARRQLADSWDSSEDYPLVEKLDVMLRTTGFSSLIWRQTAPCHWAVSAWKST from the coding sequence ATGCCTTCGGAAATCGAATCCACACAATTGTTTGATCAATGGGCTCCCACTTACAATGAAGACCTGAAAAATCCAACAGGTCCTCTCTGGGGGTATCAGGACAGCTTGCAGCAGGCTGCCGGATTGTTGCAACATAAAAAGTTGACAGATGTCCTGGATATCGGAATTGGAACCGGGGCTTTCGCTGATATTTTTCACAGAAGGGGATGCCGAATCCGTGGGATCGATCCTTCCGGGGAAATGCTGAAGGAGTGTCAAAAGGAGCATCCATCCTTTGAGTTGAGTGTAGGTTCTTTTACCATTCATGATTTTTCAGAACACGAGTTTGATGCGGTGATATCCAGTTTTGCCTTTCATGAGGTGAATCCGCAGGATCGGGAAGAAGCTTGCCGGAACTTGTATAAAATGATTCGGCCTGGGGGTTTCTTCTGTATGGTGGATATCCTGTTCGCCTCCCGGCTGGCCAGGGAAGAAGCCCGGCGTCAGTTAGCGGATAGCTGGGATTCCAGTGAAGATTATCCCTTGGTGGAGAAGCTGGATGTCATGTTGCGAACAACAGGGTTCTCCTCTCTGATTTGGCGTCAAACAGCTCCCTGTCATTGGGCTGTATCTGCTTGGAAGTCCACGTGA
- the sucC gene encoding ADP-forming succinate--CoA ligase subunit beta encodes MNVHEYQGKEVLKQYGVVVPRGHVAFTPEEAVDAAKSLGGDLWVVKAQIHAGGRGKAGGVKLAKSLDEVKAYATELLGKTLVTHQTGPEGKEVKRLLIEEGCDILKEYYVGVVIDRSTNQVTMMASEEGGTEIEEVAAKTPEKIIKVSADPAVGLQPFQARQLAYAIGIPKELVNKAVKFMLGLYQAFTEKDCSLAEINPLITTKDGNVMALDAKLNFDPNALYRQGEIHELRDLDEEDPKEIQASKYDLSYIALDGNIGCMVNGAGLAMATMDIIKHYGGEPANFLDVGGGATTEKVTEAFKIILDDPNVKGILINIFGGIMKCDVIAEGVVEAAKQVGLDRPLVVRLEGTNVDLGKKILSESGLEIVAADSMADAAKKIVSHVQ; translated from the coding sequence ATGAACGTACATGAATATCAGGGAAAAGAAGTCTTGAAGCAGTACGGGGTTGTGGTTCCCCGGGGTCACGTTGCGTTTACGCCGGAAGAAGCGGTGGATGCAGCGAAAAGTTTGGGAGGCGACCTTTGGGTTGTAAAAGCACAGATTCATGCAGGCGGTCGAGGTAAAGCCGGGGGTGTCAAACTGGCCAAAAGCCTGGATGAGGTGAAAGCCTACGCCACGGAATTATTGGGGAAAACCTTGGTAACCCATCAAACTGGCCCGGAAGGGAAAGAAGTAAAACGTCTTCTGATCGAAGAAGGATGCGATATTCTAAAAGAATATTATGTAGGTGTTGTCATCGATCGTTCCACCAACCAGGTAACGATGATGGCTTCGGAAGAAGGTGGAACGGAGATCGAAGAGGTGGCTGCCAAGACCCCGGAAAAGATTATTAAGGTTTCCGCAGATCCTGCTGTGGGCTTGCAACCTTTCCAAGCCCGGCAATTGGCTTATGCCATCGGGATTCCCAAAGAGTTGGTCAACAAAGCAGTAAAATTTATGCTTGGGTTGTATCAAGCCTTTACAGAGAAGGATTGCTCCCTGGCTGAAATTAACCCCTTGATTACTACCAAAGACGGAAATGTCATGGCGTTGGACGCAAAGCTGAACTTTGACCCCAATGCTCTTTATCGTCAAGGGGAGATCCATGAGTTACGGGATCTGGATGAGGAGGATCCCAAGGAAATTCAGGCCTCCAAATACGATTTGAGTTACATTGCATTGGACGGCAATATCGGATGTATGGTGAATGGAGCCGGCTTGGCCATGGCGACGATGGACATCATCAAACACTACGGGGGAGAACCTGCTAACTTCCTGGATGTGGGAGGCGGTGCCACCACGGAAAAGGTGACAGAAGCCTTTAAAATCATTCTGGATGACCCCAATGTAAAGGGGATTTTGATTAATATTTTCGGCGGTATCATGAAGTGTGATGTGATCGCAGAAGGTGTGGTGGAAGCAGCTAAACAAGTGGGACTGGATCGCCCCTTGGTTGTCCGCTTGGAGGGAACCAATGTGGATTTGGGTAAAAAGATCCTGAGTGAATCCGGTCTGGAAATCGTTGCGGCAGACTCCATGGCTGATGCGGCGAAGAAAATTGTTTCCCACGTGCAGTAA
- the kynB gene encoding arylformamidase, protein MKWMDISQPLTNGMPGWPGDTPFTFELSCTKEESGSVNVGKLTLSTHTGTHIDAPYHFDNKGQRVLQLEPDRYVGIARVIYLPDANAIGPDELKGVELKGVSRLLIRTDTWLDRSRFPEKIPPLKPEVALYLAAQGVKLIGLDLPSVDPLDSKTLLTHHALHQEDIHILEGVVLDQVQPGDYELIALPLPLVDADGSPVRAMLRPL, encoded by the coding sequence ATGAAATGGATGGATATCTCTCAACCACTGACAAACGGGATGCCCGGTTGGCCCGGAGATACTCCCTTTACATTTGAACTCTCCTGTACCAAGGAGGAAAGCGGTTCTGTGAATGTGGGAAAGTTGACTCTGAGCACCCATACCGGAACACATATTGATGCTCCGTATCATTTTGACAATAAAGGACAACGGGTGCTTCAATTGGAACCGGATCGATATGTGGGTATCGCCAGAGTGATTTATTTGCCTGATGCAAATGCAATTGGTCCGGATGAGTTGAAGGGAGTGGAGCTGAAGGGAGTTTCCCGGCTGTTGATACGGACGGATACCTGGCTGGATCGAAGCCGGTTTCCGGAGAAGATACCGCCCCTGAAACCGGAAGTGGCGTTATATCTGGCTGCACAGGGTGTAAAGCTCATTGGTCTGGATCTTCCTTCGGTGGATCCCTTGGACAGTAAGACCTTGCTGACTCACCATGCGTTACATCAGGAAGATATTCATATTTTGGAAGGTGTTGTGCTGGATCAGGTTCAACCTGGGGATTACGAGCTGATAGCCCTTCCTCTGCCTTTGGTTGATGCAGATGGAAGTCCTGTTCGGGCGATGTTGCGTCCGCTGTGA
- a CDS encoding PaaI family thioesterase: protein MDIKGYSSENTLIDLLGIESVELSPDRVVMKMPVLPRVHQPYGILHGGASVVLAETAASIGAWLNCDLDKEVPVGLEINANHVRPKQEGTVLAEAIPVHKGKTTMVWEIKICDEKDKLICISRCTMAIRPNQK, encoded by the coding sequence TTGGATATAAAAGGGTACTCAAGCGAGAATACGCTGATTGACTTATTGGGAATTGAGTCAGTGGAACTGTCTCCGGATCGGGTTGTCATGAAAATGCCGGTGTTGCCCCGGGTTCATCAGCCTTATGGAATTCTTCACGGCGGTGCATCCGTTGTCTTGGCGGAAACTGCAGCCAGTATAGGAGCGTGGCTGAACTGTGATCTTGATAAGGAAGTGCCTGTGGGATTGGAGATCAATGCCAATCATGTTCGGCCTAAACAGGAAGGAACGGTGTTGGCAGAAGCGATTCCGGTACATAAAGGGAAAACTACAATGGTCTGGGAAATTAAGATTTGTGATGAGAAGGATAAGTTGATTTGTATTTCCCGCTGTACCATGGCGATACGCCCCAATCAAAAATAA
- the dprA gene encoding DNA-processing protein DprA, with translation MNSGWTKRDGLIAMHQIQGVGWHTLDKMIQMGWRGDRPVEGEVEGKLREFGVPSKTVERILKRWKRPFIQNVKQELYQRNIQALTQEDDDYPEWLKTLPQPPWVLYVRGDPGLLSRPAIAVVGTRKPTAYGRKAARTLTAQLARQGWVIVSGMAEGIDGEAHRCALEAGGKTVAVLGSGVDVVYPKHHRGLYEAMIKQGAVCSESPPGVRPHPGLFPRRNRVISGLSMGVLVVEAAERSGSLITADIGMEQGREVFAVPGPITSDQSYGTNRLIQQGAKCVLQVEDIEEEFSWLKDRLQEQIDEKQVSVSLTKIEEEVLQFISEEPVSIEELAAKCRSVVPELHTALLSLQMKKCIQQLPGARYIRDSP, from the coding sequence TTGAATTCCGGTTGGACGAAACGGGATGGATTGATTGCCATGCATCAGATTCAAGGAGTTGGCTGGCATACCTTGGACAAAATGATACAGATGGGATGGCGTGGGGACCGTCCGGTGGAGGGAGAAGTGGAGGGGAAACTAAGGGAATTCGGAGTTCCGTCTAAAACAGTGGAGCGGATATTGAAACGATGGAAAAGACCCTTCATACAAAATGTAAAACAGGAATTATATCAGCGGAATATTCAGGCTTTAACGCAAGAGGATGATGATTATCCGGAGTGGTTAAAAACATTGCCTCAACCTCCCTGGGTTTTGTATGTAAGAGGAGATCCCGGCTTGTTGTCCCGTCCGGCCATCGCAGTGGTGGGAACCCGTAAACCCACAGCATACGGACGCAAAGCGGCCCGGACACTGACTGCCCAACTGGCCCGGCAAGGTTGGGTAATCGTCAGTGGAATGGCGGAAGGGATAGACGGGGAAGCCCACCGTTGTGCACTGGAAGCGGGAGGTAAGACAGTGGCGGTATTGGGTTCCGGTGTGGACGTAGTATATCCGAAACATCATCGGGGATTGTATGAAGCCATGATCAAACAGGGGGCTGTTTGTTCTGAATCGCCTCCTGGAGTTCGCCCTCATCCAGGATTGTTCCCCCGTCGCAATCGGGTGATCAGTGGTCTCAGCATGGGGGTGTTGGTGGTGGAAGCTGCAGAGCGAAGCGGCTCTTTGATTACAGCGGATATAGGGATGGAGCAGGGTCGGGAAGTGTTTGCTGTACCTGGTCCGATTACCTCGGATCAAAGTTATGGAACCAATCGATTGATACAACAGGGGGCAAAATGTGTCTTACAGGTGGAGGATATCGAAGAAGAGTTTTCCTGGTTGAAAGACCGATTACAGGAGCAGATTGATGAGAAACAAGTAAGTGTTTCCTTGACCAAAATCGAAGAAGAAGTCCTTCAGTTCATATCTGAGGAACCGGTTTCCATCGAAGAGCTGGCGGCAAAGTGCAGGTCTGTTGTTCCGGAATTGCACACAGCCCTTTTGAGCTTGCAAATGAAAAAGTGTATCCAACAGTTGCCGGGGGCCCGATATATCCGGGATTCGCCGTAA
- the sucD gene encoding succinate--CoA ligase subunit alpha — translation MSIFVNKDTKVITQGITGANGRFHTQQAIEYGTNVVGGTTPGKGGTEVDGVPVFNTVKEAVEKTGATASVIYVPAPFAADAIMEAADADLDLVICITEGIPVLDMVKVKRYLEGKRTRLIGPNCPGVITPGECKIGIMPGYIHTPGKVGIVSRSGTLTYEAVHQLSQRGIGQSTAVGIGGDPVNGTDFIDVLKEFEADADTAAVVMIGEIGGTAEEEAAEWIRDHMTKPVVGFIGGQTAPPGKRMGHAGAIISGGKGTAAEKIAKLQECGVAVAQTPAVIGETLNRVLEEKGMLQDCITKK, via the coding sequence TTGAGTATTTTTGTCAACAAAGACACAAAAGTGATTACCCAAGGAATCACAGGCGCAAACGGAAGATTTCATACTCAGCAAGCGATCGAATACGGTACAAATGTCGTTGGTGGAACCACCCCAGGGAAAGGGGGCACGGAAGTAGACGGGGTTCCGGTATTCAACACAGTGAAAGAAGCCGTTGAAAAAACCGGGGCCACAGCTTCCGTGATTTACGTTCCGGCACCCTTTGCCGCAGATGCAATCATGGAGGCGGCAGACGCTGACCTGGATCTGGTGATCTGCATCACCGAAGGTATCCCGGTACTGGATATGGTGAAGGTTAAACGTTATCTGGAAGGCAAGAGAACACGTCTCATTGGCCCCAACTGTCCAGGCGTCATTACTCCAGGTGAGTGTAAAATTGGAATTATGCCGGGTTATATTCATACCCCTGGAAAAGTGGGGATCGTATCCCGTAGCGGAACCCTTACTTATGAAGCCGTTCATCAGTTGAGCCAACGGGGAATCGGACAGTCCACCGCTGTGGGAATTGGTGGAGATCCAGTAAACGGAACCGATTTTATCGATGTGTTAAAGGAATTTGAAGCAGATGCCGATACTGCTGCAGTGGTCATGATCGGGGAAATTGGCGGTACTGCAGAAGAAGAGGCAGCTGAGTGGATCCGTGACCATATGACCAAACCGGTGGTGGGCTTCATCGGTGGACAAACGGCCCCTCCGGGAAAACGGATGGGACACGCTGGTGCAATCATCTCCGGCGGAAAAGGGACGGCGGCAGAGAAAATCGCCAAACTGCAGGAATGTGGTGTAGCGGTTGCTCAAACCCCGGCAGTGATCGGAGAAACCTTAAACCGGGTTCTGGAGGAAAAAGGCATGTTGCAGGACTGCATCACGAAGAAATAA